Proteins found in one Maridesulfovibrio sp. genomic segment:
- a CDS encoding radical SAM protein yields MAAKKKPRPLLVFADEDGQIYDHPELEMMCRRGDELFQPKPEEYIPLPPDSEFFLLPGRFPIGLDPESGEVVEVEGTAVTAFPCPGHTLTGLAAYGNTEDAPVLPMFSYGAVGYANGKFWVTAKKVDEDKRQVFTRIPNKKIDAGANRMMKELPENRLVRHLCGCALTYGCPAAKNLALGRFEAPLPTARTCNARCIGCISEQPEDSGFPSPQERIKFTPTAEEITEVMHYHAKRERKPVFSFGQGCEGEPLTEHVLLAEAIRKYRAEGGIGTVNINTNGSITESMEPLAAAGLNSIRVSLNSLREPVYNTYYRPKGYKFDDVMATIAKAKELGLHVSLNYLYFPGISDTEFEVSALVEVAKKTKFDFIQLRNLNIDPDLYMELMEPYEFGPGMGFINFRKRIKHECPWVNFGYFNPYLGDGNKN; encoded by the coding sequence TGACCACCCTGAACTTGAAATGATGTGCCGCCGGGGCGATGAACTGTTCCAGCCCAAACCGGAAGAATATATCCCCCTGCCCCCGGACAGCGAATTTTTCCTCCTCCCCGGACGCTTTCCTATTGGACTGGACCCTGAAAGCGGAGAAGTAGTAGAGGTGGAAGGAACCGCCGTCACTGCGTTCCCCTGTCCGGGCCACACCCTGACCGGTCTTGCCGCCTATGGAAACACAGAAGACGCACCGGTACTGCCCATGTTTTCATACGGCGCAGTGGGCTATGCCAACGGTAAGTTCTGGGTTACCGCAAAAAAGGTGGATGAAGATAAACGGCAGGTTTTCACCAGAATACCGAATAAGAAGATTGATGCCGGTGCCAATCGCATGATGAAAGAATTGCCTGAAAACAGGCTGGTTCGTCATCTTTGCGGCTGTGCCCTGACCTACGGCTGCCCAGCTGCGAAAAATCTCGCACTCGGCCGTTTTGAAGCACCTCTTCCCACGGCCCGTACCTGCAACGCCCGCTGTATCGGTTGCATTTCCGAACAGCCGGAAGACTCCGGTTTTCCCTCACCGCAGGAACGTATCAAATTTACGCCCACAGCTGAAGAAATCACCGAAGTTATGCATTACCACGCCAAACGTGAACGCAAACCCGTCTTTTCATTCGGACAGGGCTGTGAAGGAGAACCCCTTACCGAACATGTGCTGCTCGCTGAAGCAATCCGTAAATATCGTGCTGAAGGCGGTATTGGTACGGTAAACATCAACACCAACGGCTCCATAACCGAATCAATGGAACCGCTTGCCGCTGCGGGTCTCAACTCTATCCGGGTCAGCCTGAACAGTCTGCGTGAACCTGTTTACAATACCTACTACCGACCCAAGGGTTACAAATTCGATGACGTAATGGCGACCATCGCCAAAGCCAAGGAACTTGGGCTGCACGTTTCGCTCAACTATCTTTACTTTCCCGGTATCAGCGATACGGAATTCGAAGTAAGCGCGCTCGTTGAAGTGGCGAAAAAAACCAAATTCGATTTCATTCAGCTCCGCAACCTGAATATCGATCCCGACCTGTACATGGAGCTAATGGAACCCTATGAATTCGGACCGGGTATGGGCTTTATAAACTTCCGCAAACGGATAAAACATGAGTGCCCGTGGGTGAACTTCGGATACTTTAATCCTTATCTGGGTGACGGAAACAAGAATTAG
- a CDS encoding DUF1318 domain-containing protein, which yields MLKKTAQVLTLLSLLSFVACVTVNIYFPAAKVERAAEDIVEDVYGTDINQKNTDDQSALEIFIALVTPQEAHAQSVSKSDIESLNKSNSAIRGLKKSIAADHKKLIPFYNAGNIGINKEGYIQIINKDGLNIKQTANLRRLISQDNNTREQLYTEVAASMNIPGSEIGKVKAIFAEKWQQGAPSGWFIQTANGNWKQK from the coding sequence ATGCTTAAGAAAACCGCGCAGGTTTTAACTTTACTCAGCCTTCTTTCCTTTGTGGCCTGTGTCACAGTAAATATCTACTTTCCGGCAGCCAAGGTGGAGCGAGCCGCTGAAGATATTGTAGAGGACGTTTACGGAACTGATATCAATCAGAAAAATACAGACGACCAGTCTGCTCTTGAAATTTTTATCGCCCTCGTAACACCGCAAGAGGCCCATGCCCAATCCGTATCCAAATCAGACATAGAAAGCCTGAATAAATCCAATTCAGCCATCCGCGGACTGAAAAAAAGCATCGCCGCAGACCACAAAAAACTGATTCCTTTCTATAATGCAGGCAACATAGGAATCAACAAAGAGGGCTATATTCAGATCATCAATAAAGACGGGTTAAACATAAAGCAGACCGCAAACCTGCGCCGATTGATTTCACAGGATAATAATACCCGTGAACAGCTCTACACCGAAGTTGCCGCCTCCATGAATATTCCCGGTAGCGAAATAGGCAAGGTAAAGGCCATCTTCGCCGAAAAATGGCAGCAGGGCGCACCTTCAGGCTGGTTCATCCAGACCGCAAACGGCAATTGGAAACAGAAGTAA
- a CDS encoding protein adenylyltransferase SelO family protein, whose amino-acid sequence MPFDNSYARLDEKFYQLINPTPVKDPRIIMVNRELAGEMDFPLPETDSELAQMFSGNNPPQGSQPLAQVYAGHQFGNFVPRLGDGRAVLLGEFVNSHGQRYDIQLKGAGQTQYSRNGDGRSPLGPVIREYIVSEAMYRLGIPTTRALAMVSSGEKVFREQELPGAVFTRVASSHIRIGTFEYFASRNDHEGIRTLADYAIERHYPELKEAENPYAAFLGKVCSAQAKLVAGWMRIGFIHGVMNTDNTTISGETIDYGPCAFMDGYDPATVFSSIDSYGRYAYGRQPSIAQWNLAGLAGCLLPLIYDDPEQAKSHAEEIVQGFGAEFRQHYFTEMCSKIGLSANEQGRKLLDALLAIMHEAKADFTQTFHGLSKALSDDRKPVLERFADQDKITVWLDDWEKELARQKIDATTAITTMGRVNPVFIPRNHRIEQAITAAVEQDDFNPAKKLIKILANPYLEQPESSEYMAPPEPEERVYQTFCGT is encoded by the coding sequence ATGCCCTTTGATAACAGCTACGCCCGGCTGGACGAAAAATTCTACCAGCTCATAAATCCCACTCCGGTCAAGGACCCGCGAATCATTATGGTGAACCGGGAACTAGCCGGGGAAATGGATTTTCCCCTGCCGGAAACAGATTCCGAACTGGCACAGATGTTTTCCGGGAACAATCCCCCGCAGGGTTCACAACCGCTGGCCCAGGTATATGCCGGACACCAGTTCGGGAATTTCGTTCCCCGACTAGGGGACGGGCGCGCAGTGCTGCTGGGTGAATTCGTCAACAGCCACGGTCAGCGGTACGATATCCAGCTCAAAGGAGCCGGACAGACCCAATACTCCCGCAACGGGGACGGACGGTCGCCCCTTGGCCCGGTCATTCGTGAATATATTGTAAGTGAGGCCATGTACCGGCTTGGCATTCCCACTACGCGCGCTCTAGCTATGGTCAGCAGCGGTGAAAAAGTTTTTCGGGAACAGGAACTTCCCGGTGCTGTTTTCACAAGGGTCGCATCCAGTCACATCAGGATCGGCACCTTTGAATACTTTGCATCACGCAATGATCATGAAGGGATACGGACTCTGGCTGATTACGCTATTGAGAGGCATTACCCGGAGCTGAAAGAAGCTGAAAATCCATACGCGGCGTTTCTGGGAAAAGTCTGCTCGGCTCAGGCCAAACTGGTAGCAGGATGGATGCGGATAGGCTTTATCCACGGAGTCATGAATACCGACAATACAACCATTTCCGGGGAGACCATTGATTATGGTCCCTGCGCCTTCATGGACGGATACGATCCGGCTACCGTGTTCAGTTCCATTGACAGCTACGGCAGGTATGCCTATGGACGCCAGCCCTCTATTGCCCAGTGGAACCTTGCCGGGCTTGCCGGGTGCCTGTTGCCGCTGATCTATGATGATCCCGAGCAGGCAAAATCCCATGCGGAAGAAATAGTGCAAGGCTTCGGGGCCGAGTTCCGGCAGCACTATTTCACAGAAATGTGCAGTAAGATCGGACTGTCTGCGAATGAGCAGGGCCGCAAACTACTTGATGCGCTGCTGGCGATTATGCACGAAGCCAAAGCGGACTTCACCCAGACCTTCCATGGACTCAGCAAGGCTCTATCAGATGACCGAAAACCGGTGTTGGAGCGTTTTGCTGATCAGGATAAAATCACGGTCTGGCTGGATGACTGGGAAAAAGAACTGGCCCGGCAAAAAATAGATGCAACGACAGCAATAACGACAATGGGACGCGTCAACCCGGTTTTCATTCCCCGGAATCACCGTATAGAGCAGGCCATCACCGCAGCGGTTGAGCAAGACGATTTCAATCCAGCCAAAAAGCTGATCAAAATTCTCGCCAATCCCTACTTGGAACAACCGGAGAGCAGTGAATATATGGCTCCTCCGGAACCGGAAGAACGGGTATATCAAACTTTC